In the genome of Ancylomarina subtilis, one region contains:
- a CDS encoding RluA family pseudouridine synthase translates to MKKNTTKPSESHLVPKQITPTRLQEYGVGIFNAALTKSALKKALKKKQIRVNGHIASTATFIKGGETINIFIPEEVAPKKKLIFPLDVLFEDDYLAVIHKPAGILVSGNHFKTIANALVQNIKPSPLSDATRPQPVHRLDYATTGILLVGKTNSSIRTLNKMFENKELNKNYYAITIGEMESKGEIISEIDGKKSQSNYTVCQSVTSERFGKLNLVQLEPQTGRRHQLRIHLSSIGNPILGDKTYGIENLILKGKGLYLHAYSLKFIHPFTNENLHLKDELPQRFKKIFD, encoded by the coding sequence ATGAAGAAAAACACCACAAAACCAAGCGAAAGTCATCTTGTTCCCAAACAAATCACTCCTACACGTCTGCAAGAATATGGTGTCGGGATTTTTAATGCAGCCTTAACCAAATCGGCCCTAAAAAAAGCCTTAAAGAAAAAACAGATTAGGGTTAATGGCCATATTGCAAGTACAGCTACTTTTATAAAAGGAGGTGAAACCATTAACATTTTCATTCCGGAAGAAGTCGCTCCTAAGAAAAAACTCATCTTTCCTCTTGATGTCTTATTTGAAGATGATTATCTAGCTGTGATTCATAAGCCTGCAGGCATATTGGTGAGTGGTAATCATTTTAAAACCATTGCCAACGCCCTGGTTCAAAATATCAAGCCAAGTCCCCTTTCAGATGCAACCAGGCCCCAACCTGTTCACCGATTGGATTATGCAACCACTGGTATTCTATTGGTTGGTAAAACAAATAGTAGTATTCGTACTCTCAACAAGATGTTCGAAAACAAAGAGCTTAACAAAAACTACTATGCAATCACTATAGGCGAAATGGAATCTAAAGGAGAAATCATTTCAGAGATTGATGGCAAAAAATCACAATCGAATTACACAGTATGCCAATCTGTTACATCAGAACGATTTGGAAAACTCAATCTGGTTCAACTGGAACCTCAAACGGGACGGAGACACCAATTGCGTATTCATCTGTCAAGTATTGGGAATCCAATACTAGGAGACAAAACCTATGGAATTGAGAATCTAATTTTAAAGGGGAAAGGTTTGTACCTCCATGCCTATTCTTTAAAATTTATACATCCCTTTACAAATGAAAATTTACACCTGAAGGATGAACTTCCTCAAAGATTTAAAAAGATATTTGATTAG
- a CDS encoding RelA/SpoT family protein, with the protein MVAITQEEEERRQILYRYKNLLKSCKNIISQDDIKLVRKAFNLSLEDHEGKRRTNGDPAIFRTLEIAEIVVSELGLGRTSVICSMLYDIVQKKHISISEVKSMFGPKVTQIIEGLVKVTEIYAQNPTLHTENFRKLLLSFADDVRVVLIILADRLFQLRNAGNKSRDIQISLAKEINFLYIPLAHRLGMYQVKSSMEDLALRYLEPEIYFELEQKLKDTEEEREAYIKDFVAPIRTELDNLGIKYKIKARTKSIASILHKMKKQQVEFEEVYDIFAIRIIIKASEKKEKSECWQVYSAVSDLYRPNPQRMRDWITIPKSNGYESLHTTVMGLQDRWVEVQIRSKRMNNIAEKGFAAHWRYKGDKGDGGLDNWLQDIREVLESREDSSVDLIDDFKADLYSKEIYVFTPKGDLKQLKSGSTLLDFAYSIHSDLGDKCIGGTVNQRNVSIRQVLQNGDRVSITTSNNQKPKSDWLSFVVTTKAKNKIRQTINEERVKEADLGKEMLMRRMKNWKIEFCDENIRKLLNRYKYKLASDLYYNIAIETHDLSEIKEIMVKKEEEKATVEHKIAAPKAQEKGGEDVLIVDENIANVDYTLSKCCNPIFGDEIFGFISIGKGIRIHRVSCPNANEMLTRYPYRVVKSSWTSKGSASYQAVLHITGEDELGMVNNISEVITKDLRVKMRSIQVETNAGGFEGKLTVVISNIDHLNNLIAKLKQIKGVNKVSRYDMVV; encoded by the coding sequence ATGGTGGCTATAACACAAGAAGAAGAGGAAAGAAGACAAATACTCTATCGATATAAAAATCTCCTGAAATCATGTAAGAATATTATTTCTCAGGATGATATCAAACTGGTTCGAAAGGCTTTTAATTTAAGCCTGGAAGATCATGAAGGAAAGCGAAGAACCAATGGGGACCCAGCCATTTTCAGGACACTTGAAATTGCAGAGATTGTGGTGTCTGAACTGGGCTTGGGACGTACATCGGTTATTTGTTCCATGCTTTACGATATTGTTCAGAAAAAGCATATTAGTATTTCAGAGGTTAAATCGATGTTTGGTCCTAAGGTGACTCAAATTATTGAGGGCTTGGTCAAGGTTACTGAGATTTATGCACAAAATCCGACTTTGCATACGGAGAATTTCAGAAAGCTGCTTTTGAGTTTTGCTGATGATGTTCGCGTTGTGCTGATTATTCTGGCCGATCGATTGTTTCAGTTGCGTAATGCGGGAAATAAGAGCCGGGACATACAAATCTCTCTGGCCAAGGAAATCAACTTTCTTTATATCCCATTGGCGCATCGTTTGGGCATGTATCAGGTTAAATCATCAATGGAAGATTTAGCTTTACGATATCTTGAGCCTGAAATATATTTTGAGCTGGAGCAGAAACTTAAGGATACTGAAGAGGAACGTGAGGCCTATATTAAAGACTTTGTGGCGCCTATTCGCACAGAGCTGGATAATTTGGGAATCAAGTATAAGATAAAAGCCCGTACCAAGTCGATTGCTTCTATTCTGCATAAGATGAAAAAGCAGCAGGTTGAGTTCGAGGAAGTTTACGATATTTTTGCCATCCGAATTATTATTAAAGCTTCGGAGAAGAAAGAAAAGTCAGAATGCTGGCAGGTTTATTCGGCTGTTTCTGATTTGTATCGTCCCAATCCACAACGTATGCGCGACTGGATTACCATCCCCAAATCGAATGGGTATGAGTCTTTGCACACTACGGTGATGGGCTTGCAGGACCGATGGGTCGAAGTTCAGATTCGAAGTAAGCGAATGAACAATATTGCCGAGAAAGGTTTTGCGGCTCATTGGAGATACAAAGGCGATAAGGGCGATGGTGGTCTGGATAATTGGCTTCAGGATATTCGGGAAGTTCTTGAAAGTAGAGAGGACAGTAGTGTCGACTTAATCGATGATTTTAAAGCGGATTTATACAGCAAGGAAATTTATGTTTTTACGCCTAAGGGGGATTTAAAGCAATTAAAATCAGGCTCTACCTTGCTGGATTTTGCCTATTCCATTCATTCTGATTTGGGTGATAAGTGTATTGGCGGAACAGTCAATCAGCGTAATGTTTCCATTCGTCAGGTTTTGCAGAATGGCGATCGGGTATCCATAACCACCTCCAATAATCAGAAGCCTAAATCGGACTGGTTGAGTTTTGTGGTCACCACAAAGGCAAAGAATAAAATTCGTCAAACCATCAACGAAGAGCGGGTTAAGGAAGCTGATCTTGGAAAAGAGATGCTGATGCGCCGAATGAAGAACTGGAAAATTGAGTTCTGTGATGAGAATATCCGAAAATTACTGAATCGTTACAAATACAAGTTGGCTTCTGATTTGTATTACAATATTGCTATAGAAACGCATGATCTTTCAGAGATTAAAGAGATCATGGTGAAAAAGGAGGAAGAAAAAGCCACTGTTGAGCACAAAATCGCAGCCCCTAAAGCTCAGGAAAAAGGGGGTGAGGATGTTTTGATTGTGGATGAGAATATTGCCAATGTGGACTACACCCTGTCGAAGTGTTGTAATCCGATTTTTGGGGATGAAATCTTTGGTTTCATTTCTATTGGGAAAGGTATTCGTATCCACCGTGTATCCTGTCCCAATGCCAATGAGATGCTGACGCGTTATCCTTACCGTGTGGTTAAATCAAGCTGGACATCTAAAGGAAGTGCTTCCTATCAGGCCGTTTTGCATATTACAGGAGAGGATGAGTTGGGTATGGTGAATAACATCTCAGAGGTGATCACCAAAGACCTGCGGGTTAAGATGCGTTCCATTCAGGTTGAGACCAATGCCGGTGGTTTTGAGGGTAAATTAACGGTTGTGATTTCAAATATCGACCATTTGAATAACCTGATAGCCAAACTGAAACAAATTAAAGGTGTCAATAAGGTATCACGTTACGATATGGTTGTCTAG
- a CDS encoding SAM hydrolase/SAM-dependent halogenase family protein, whose amino-acid sequence MGVITICSDWNDRDYYLGALKGRLLSLCEGAQVVDLSRNIELYNISQAAFIVKNAYHYYPEGSIHIITVNSEEGAEQSHVVVKNNGHYFIGTDNGIFNLMFRDQPDEIIKLKADEIDSRLMNFPELAVFAPAAAHLFHKKPLYDMGEKISTLYNMVPIRALIQKDTMTGKVIYIDSYSNAVVNISKERFYSSLEGRDFEILVQSNQHLITKISQHYSDVPEGDILAIFNSAGMLEIAMNKGELSKLLQIDTNSDIRVKFHDR is encoded by the coding sequence ATGGGTGTTATTACGATATGCAGCGACTGGAATGATCGCGATTATTATTTGGGGGCTTTAAAGGGACGTTTGTTGTCGCTTTGTGAGGGGGCGCAAGTTGTCGATCTAAGTCGGAACATTGAATTATACAATATTTCTCAAGCCGCTTTTATTGTAAAAAATGCCTATCATTATTATCCCGAAGGTAGTATTCATATTATTACAGTGAACTCTGAAGAGGGCGCCGAGCAGTCACATGTGGTGGTGAAAAATAACGGACATTATTTTATTGGAACCGATAATGGCATCTTTAATTTGATGTTTAGGGATCAGCCTGATGAAATTATAAAACTGAAGGCGGATGAAATTGACAGTCGACTGATGAACTTTCCGGAATTGGCTGTTTTTGCACCGGCAGCGGCTCATCTATTTCATAAAAAGCCTTTGTATGACATGGGTGAAAAGATCAGTACGCTTTATAATATGGTACCTATTCGAGCCTTGATTCAAAAAGATACAATGACGGGAAAGGTTATTTATATCGACTCGTATAGCAATGCTGTTGTAAATATCTCAAAAGAGCGTTTTTATTCAAGTTTGGAAGGTCGGGATTTCGAAATACTGGTACAGAGTAATCAGCATTTAATCACAAAAATAAGTCAGCATTACAGCGATGTGCCAGAGGGAGACATTCTGGCTATATTCAATTCAGCGGGTATGCTGGAGATTGCTATGAATAAAGGTGAGCTATCTAAATTATTGCAAATAGATACAAATTCAGATATTAGAGTTAAATTTCATGATCGTTAG
- a CDS encoding putative quinol monooxygenase translates to MIVRFVKLEIQNQHIDDFKALTAGEKEDIVAFEGCSFLEILQDVNNKNLFFSHSHWQSEDALNRYRESDFFRGNWTQVKEWFAAKPEAWSLER, encoded by the coding sequence ATGATCGTTAGATTTGTTAAATTAGAAATACAGAATCAGCATATTGATGATTTTAAAGCATTGACTGCAGGGGAGAAAGAAGATATTGTGGCTTTTGAAGGCTGTTCTTTTCTCGAGATTTTGCAGGATGTGAATAATAAGAACCTCTTTTTTTCTCATAGTCATTGGCAATCAGAAGATGCACTTAACAGGTACCGGGAATCTGATTTTTTCAGAGGGAACTGGACACAGGTTAAAGAATGGTTTGCCGCAAAACCCGAAGCATGGAGCCTGGAGAGATAA
- a CDS encoding uroporphyrinogen-III synthase, which yields MTKTPKRILFTRNLNSEQVEFGTKLNCLIDHHTFIRIDLCQLDQKTIDIINSGDYPNWIFTSQNAVRSLMQFQAKIQFDKVNKCYAVGEKTAELLKNIDLTAEIPQRQNAEALSHLLEEQSSESFLYFTGNLRQDTLINFFEEHDTPYKEIQVYETHLIQPEIDLENYDAICFCSPSAVHSFFKNYQLKNNQPCFAIGYTTAVALVDYSDNVMLADQTNVYALIQSCNQYLNS from the coding sequence ATGACAAAGACACCTAAACGCATCCTTTTTACCCGAAACCTGAATTCAGAACAAGTTGAATTTGGGACGAAGCTAAACTGTTTGATTGATCATCACACTTTTATCCGTATCGATTTGTGTCAGCTTGATCAAAAGACCATCGATATCATCAATTCCGGAGATTACCCCAATTGGATATTCACCAGCCAAAATGCGGTTCGGAGTCTGATGCAATTTCAAGCAAAGATTCAGTTTGACAAGGTGAATAAATGCTATGCTGTGGGAGAAAAAACAGCAGAACTGCTCAAAAACATCGATCTCACAGCCGAGATTCCCCAACGTCAGAATGCCGAAGCCTTATCACACCTACTCGAAGAGCAAAGTTCTGAATCGTTCTTGTATTTTACGGGCAACCTGCGTCAGGATACGCTGATCAACTTTTTCGAAGAGCACGACACCCCTTATAAGGAAATACAGGTTTACGAAACGCATTTAATTCAGCCCGAAATCGATTTGGAGAACTATGATGCCATCTGTTTTTGCAGCCCAAGTGCGGTTCACAGTTTTTTTAAGAACTACCAACTAAAGAACAACCAGCCCTGCTTTGCCATTGGTTATACAACGGCTGTGGCGCTTGTCGACTACTCCGATAATGTGATGCTGGCCGATCAAACCAATGTTTACGCTTTAATACAATCTTGTAATCAATATTTAAACTCATAA
- the mazG gene encoding nucleoside triphosphate pyrophosphohydrolase, with product MSVKKTQGMDENLKAFEELLHIMDELRLKCPWDKKQTLESLRTLTIEETYELADAILKDDKQEIKKELGDLLLHIVFYAKIGSETNDFNIADVCKGISEKLIYRHPHIFADVQVADAREVEENWEQLKLKEKNGKGTVLEGVPQSLPAMVKANRIQDKVRGVGFDWEEKEQVWDKVKEEIAELEVEIKAGNQDKIEQEFGDLFFSLINTARLYGVNPENALERTNTKFTKRFNYLESQTISQGRNLKEMSLEEMDVIWEQAKQFDR from the coding sequence ATGAGTGTTAAAAAAACGCAAGGAATGGATGAAAATTTGAAAGCTTTTGAAGAGCTGCTACATATTATGGACGAACTGCGTCTGAAATGTCCATGGGATAAAAAACAGACCCTTGAAAGTCTGCGAACCTTAACTATTGAGGAAACTTACGAATTGGCTGATGCCATTTTAAAAGATGATAAGCAAGAGATTAAAAAGGAGTTGGGTGACTTGCTTCTACACATTGTGTTTTATGCCAAAATTGGTTCGGAAACCAATGACTTTAATATTGCTGATGTTTGTAAAGGTATTAGTGAAAAGTTGATTTATCGTCATCCCCATATTTTTGCTGATGTACAGGTTGCAGATGCCCGTGAAGTGGAAGAGAATTGGGAGCAATTGAAACTGAAAGAGAAAAATGGCAAAGGAACGGTTTTAGAAGGAGTTCCTCAATCCTTACCCGCCATGGTTAAGGCCAATCGCATTCAGGATAAAGTTAGAGGTGTTGGTTTCGATTGGGAAGAGAAAGAACAGGTCTGGGATAAGGTGAAAGAGGAGATTGCTGAGCTCGAAGTTGAGATTAAAGCAGGTAATCAGGATAAAATCGAACAGGAATTTGGAGATTTATTCTTTTCACTCATTAATACGGCTCGTTTGTATGGGGTCAATCCGGAAAATGCTTTGGAACGAACCAACACGAAGTTTACCAAACGTTTTAATTATTTGGAGAGTCAAACCATCAGCCAGGGACGCAATCTAAAGGAAATGAGTTTAGAGGAAATGGATGTGATTTGGGAACAAGCCAAGCAATTCGACCGATAA
- a CDS encoding NUDIX hydrolase: MLKVEFHTLNEVANDSLKYAVIVTADSKGNWIFVKHRERTTWEIPGGRRESNEDILKTAERELIEETGATRFSLKAICIYSVSVDSEKTYGLLAYADVQEFGEALTLEITEKKAYSEMPAELTYPFIQPLLLDHVVKERMRKQNS; the protein is encoded by the coding sequence ATGCTAAAAGTTGAATTCCATACTCTAAATGAAGTTGCAAATGACTCGTTAAAATATGCCGTTATTGTCACAGCAGATAGTAAGGGCAATTGGATTTTTGTGAAACACAGAGAACGGACAACATGGGAGATTCCCGGTGGCAGACGAGAATCCAATGAGGATATTCTGAAAACAGCCGAAAGGGAATTGATTGAAGAAACCGGAGCGACTCGCTTTAGTTTAAAAGCCATATGCATCTATTCGGTGAGCGTCGATTCAGAAAAAACCTACGGACTGCTTGCTTATGCCGACGTTCAGGAATTTGGTGAAGCTTTAACACTCGAGATAACTGAAAAGAAGGCTTACAGTGAAATGCCAGCTGAACTGACCTACCCATTCATTCAACCCCTATTGCTTGATCATGTTGTAAAAGAGAGAATGAGAAAACAAAACAGCTAA
- a CDS encoding pyridoxal-phosphate dependent enzyme, which produces MHISKKNLLDTHQRIKPYIHNTPVLSSGLIDQIAGAQLYFKCENFQKMGAFKMRGAINAILQLSDEQKKRGVATHSSGNFAQALALSAKLQAIQAYIVMPENAPEVKKKAVKGYGGQVIECEANLEARETTLNKVVAETGATFLHPYNDYQVIQGQGTAAMELIEEHDDLDYIIAPVGGGGLLSGTALAACHFSPKTKVIAGEPLGADDAWQSLEKGELIPQANPQTIADGLLTSLGDKTFSIIRDYVEKIIRVEEDEIVSAMRLIWERMKIIVEPSSAVALAALLKEKDKFKGKKIGIILSGGNVDLGNLPF; this is translated from the coding sequence ATGCACATCAGTAAAAAAAATCTACTCGACACACATCAACGAATCAAGCCATATATCCATAATACACCCGTTTTAAGTTCTGGTTTAATTGATCAAATTGCAGGCGCACAGCTCTATTTCAAATGTGAGAATTTCCAGAAAATGGGTGCCTTTAAAATGCGAGGCGCGATCAATGCCATTCTGCAACTGAGCGATGAGCAAAAGAAACGTGGCGTTGCAACCCATTCGTCGGGAAACTTCGCTCAAGCTCTGGCACTCTCAGCAAAATTGCAAGCAATACAAGCCTATATCGTTATGCCCGAAAATGCCCCTGAGGTTAAGAAAAAAGCGGTAAAAGGTTATGGTGGACAAGTTATAGAATGTGAAGCAAATCTTGAAGCCCGAGAAACGACCCTAAATAAAGTCGTTGCAGAAACAGGTGCTACATTTCTACATCCCTACAACGACTATCAGGTGATTCAGGGCCAAGGGACAGCTGCGATGGAGTTGATTGAAGAACATGATGATTTGGATTATATTATTGCTCCTGTTGGTGGTGGTGGTCTGCTTTCAGGAACAGCTTTGGCTGCCTGCCACTTTTCACCTAAAACCAAAGTCATCGCTGGTGAACCTTTAGGAGCTGACGATGCCTGGCAATCACTTGAAAAAGGAGAACTGATTCCGCAAGCCAATCCTCAAACCATTGCTGATGGGCTATTAACCTCCTTGGGAGACAAGACTTTCTCCATTATTCGCGATTACGTTGAAAAAATCATCCGTGTAGAAGAAGACGAGATTGTTTCTGCCATGAGACTGATATGGGAACGCATGAAAATCATTGTTGAGCCCTCAAGCGCTGTGGCTCTGGCCGCCCTTCTGAAAGAAAAGGACAAATTCAAAGGCAAGAAAATTGGCATCATCCTATCCGGAGGAAATGTAGATCTGGGAAATTTACCTTTTTAA
- a CDS encoding DUF202 domain-containing protein, with translation MDHEKINKTDLLAIERTKLANERTFLAYFRTCIVFLSSGFAILKIDMLHNLILLAYFFIIIAFLVMLIGIVRFFHVKTKINKYYH, from the coding sequence ATGGATCATGAGAAAATTAACAAAACGGACCTCTTAGCTATAGAAAGAACAAAATTGGCTAACGAACGTACGTTTTTAGCTTATTTCAGGACATGCATTGTTTTCCTGAGTTCGGGCTTTGCGATTCTAAAAATTGACATGTTGCACAATCTAATCTTATTAGCCTACTTCTTTATTATAATAGCATTCCTAGTTATGCTAATTGGAATCGTACGTTTCTTTCATGTGAAAACAAAAATCAATAAATATTACCATTAA
- a CDS encoding peroxiredoxin family protein produces the protein MRFLSFIFLLISLNAFSQQQMTLSVKVENHISEQFYLQGGSEMGLVTIDSSRVKAFGTLFIQWKGRPDFYRLSDGKGHFLDFRMTNSSLSFEIKGRFSDAEYIFDSEDKNNQVQYYLSEFDYYKSEAESLAKAYNQAQADDQKEVEKTYKTLQKESENLIKDLWSKRTNDWSLQLALAHADRLPDLDNKIKTGPFIDQFFEYFDFTDSLIVGSPCFYAKLDRFFDSKQMQYLIESNDSKEIELAIQHIFWLSEVNNHAQECLMNYLLNRFPHKTHASIHEQVIKTYKMANSCEYVLASKSMRERMENDKSFTKGSKAPDFVLSNCLNLNLESFSKVNSDLTLLIVWSAHCEESLDLLTRINRLYHTYQEKGLEVVAISIDHNLMAWENFVEEHNYSWVNACDKAGLKSEFAMAYNITSTPNMFLISADQILVSKPLTFYQLKREIEDFLD, from the coding sequence ATGAGATTTTTAAGTTTTATTTTTCTTCTGATTAGCCTCAATGCCTTTTCTCAACAACAGATGACTTTGTCTGTAAAAGTTGAGAATCACATTTCCGAACAATTTTATCTTCAAGGGGGGAGTGAAATGGGACTGGTTACTATTGACAGTTCCCGAGTGAAAGCTTTTGGGACTCTTTTTATTCAATGGAAGGGAAGACCTGATTTTTATCGTCTATCTGATGGTAAAGGGCATTTCCTCGACTTTAGGATGACAAATTCGAGTTTGTCCTTTGAGATAAAAGGCCGGTTTTCTGATGCTGAGTATATTTTTGACTCAGAGGATAAGAATAATCAGGTTCAATACTATTTGTCCGAATTTGATTATTACAAAAGTGAGGCAGAGAGCTTGGCAAAAGCATACAATCAGGCCCAGGCTGATGATCAGAAAGAAGTTGAAAAGACCTATAAAACCTTACAGAAAGAGAGCGAAAATTTAATCAAAGATTTGTGGTCGAAAAGAACGAATGATTGGTCCTTACAGCTTGCTTTGGCACATGCTGACAGGCTTCCGGATCTGGACAATAAAATAAAAACAGGCCCATTTATCGATCAGTTTTTTGAATACTTTGACTTTACGGATAGTTTGATCGTTGGGTCACCTTGTTTTTATGCCAAACTAGACCGCTTCTTTGATTCAAAGCAAATGCAATATTTAATTGAAAGCAATGATTCTAAGGAGATTGAGCTTGCTATTCAACATATTTTTTGGCTGTCAGAAGTGAATAATCATGCCCAGGAATGTCTGATGAATTACCTTTTGAATAGATTTCCTCATAAAACGCATGCTAGCATACACGAGCAGGTTATTAAAACGTATAAGATGGCCAACAGTTGCGAATATGTGTTGGCCAGTAAGAGTATGAGAGAGAGAATGGAAAATGATAAGAGTTTTACCAAAGGATCTAAGGCTCCAGACTTTGTCTTAAGCAATTGTTTGAACTTGAATCTGGAATCTTTTTCAAAAGTCAATAGCGATCTGACTCTTTTGATTGTGTGGTCGGCACATTGCGAGGAATCTCTTGATTTGCTGACACGGATAAATCGTTTGTATCATACTTATCAGGAAAAGGGGCTGGAAGTGGTTGCCATTTCAATCGATCACAATCTTATGGCTTGGGAAAATTTTGTTGAGGAGCATAACTATTCATGGGTAAATGCCTGTGATAAGGCGGGATTGAAATCAGAATTTGCTATGGCTTACAATATTACTTCTACGCCCAATATGTTTTTGATTTCTGCTGATCAGATCCTGGTTTCGAAACCACTTACTTTTTATCAACTTAAAAGGGAGATTGAAGATTTCCTTGATTAA
- the hemL gene encoding glutamate-1-semialdehyde 2,1-aminomutase, whose product MHQYKRSSELFDQAQQYIPGGVNSPVRAFKSVGGTPVFIKKAKGSILTDEDDNEYIDYISSWGPMILGHAHPSVIKAIKNKVEDSTSFGAPTGLEIDIAKLIVDMVPNIDKVRMVNSGTEACMSAIRVARGYTGKNKFIKFEGCYHGHSDSFLIKAGSGASTFGEPNSPGVTPGTANDTLTAKYNDIENVKQVVADNKGEIAAIIIEAIAGNMGCVLPKKGFLEELRQICDEEGILLIFDEVMSGFRLAKGGAQEYFGVKADLVTFGKVIGGGMPVGAYAGPDEIMKVVSPVGPVYQAGTLSGNPIAMIAGYTLLTELNEKPQHFTELADKCEYLHKGLDKVLADSGFAYKINRCGSMISVFFTDVDVVDFDTAATANNELFPKFFHEMLKRGIYLPPSSFESYFLSNSLTYEMLDKTIQAAKESLEAMKA is encoded by the coding sequence ATGCACCAATACAAAAGAAGTTCCGAACTGTTCGATCAAGCTCAGCAGTACATTCCCGGAGGTGTTAACTCACCCGTTAGAGCCTTTAAATCCGTAGGTGGCACACCCGTTTTTATCAAAAAAGCAAAAGGCAGTATACTGACCGACGAAGATGATAATGAATACATCGATTACATTTCGTCATGGGGGCCAATGATTTTGGGCCATGCTCACCCAAGTGTGATTAAAGCCATTAAGAATAAGGTTGAAGATTCAACCTCATTTGGGGCACCAACCGGATTGGAAATTGATATTGCCAAGCTGATTGTGGATATGGTTCCCAATATCGATAAGGTGAGAATGGTGAATTCAGGAACAGAGGCTTGTATGTCGGCTATTCGTGTGGCTCGTGGTTATACAGGGAAAAATAAATTTATCAAGTTCGAAGGTTGCTACCATGGTCATTCCGATTCGTTTTTGATTAAAGCAGGTAGTGGTGCCAGTACTTTTGGTGAGCCAAACTCACCAGGTGTTACGCCGGGTACGGCTAACGATACCCTGACTGCCAAATACAACGATATTGAAAACGTCAAGCAAGTTGTGGCTGATAATAAGGGTGAGATTGCCGCAATTATCATCGAAGCCATTGCGGGTAATATGGGTTGTGTATTGCCTAAAAAAGGATTCCTCGAAGAATTGCGTCAAATTTGCGACGAAGAAGGGATTCTATTGATCTTCGACGAGGTGATGTCCGGTTTCCGTCTGGCTAAAGGGGGTGCTCAGGAATACTTTGGCGTTAAAGCTGATTTGGTCACCTTTGGTAAAGTGATTGGCGGCGGTATGCCGGTTGGGGCTTACGCAGGTCCTGACGAGATTATGAAGGTGGTTTCTCCTGTTGGACCCGTATATCAGGCTGGAACGCTTTCAGGTAACCCAATTGCCATGATTGCAGGTTATACCCTACTGACTGAATTGAATGAGAAACCCCAGCATTTCACCGAACTGGCTGATAAGTGTGAATACCTTCACAAAGGCTTGGATAAAGTCTTAGCTGATTCAGGATTCGCATACAAAATTAACCGTTGTGGTTCTATGATCTCGGTTTTCTTCACCGATGTGGATGTGGTTGATTTCGACACAGCAGCTACGGCCAATAATGAGCTGTTTCCTAAATTCTTCCACGAAATGTTGAAACGCGGCATTTACTTGCCACCATCATCATTCGAAAGTTATTTCCTTTCAAACTCATTAACTTACGAGATGCTTGATAAAACCATTCAGGCCGCTAAGGAATCATTGGAAGCCATGAAAGCGTAA